A region from the Isachenkonia alkalipeptolytica genome encodes:
- a CDS encoding ABC transporter ATP-binding protein — MDSFSVLARVYTSKYTMETYKKAGILMELQIQNLKRTYEDKVALDISDLEISSGSFIGIIGPNGAGKSTFVKLLAGIDPISRGKVLYNQKKLHKNSEVYQKMTLIFQKPYLFRTSVFDNIAYPLKIRGEKPEVIKEKVEKLLVDLGLQDLRDQPGKTLSGGESQKVALARALVFEPELLLLDEPTANIDPQSIMVMERVLRDFYENNRPTIIMVTHNIQQAKRLSKEVFFIDEGKLIERGPTAQVLEHPEEALTKNFIQWAMI, encoded by the coding sequence TTGGATTCTTTTTCAGTTTTAGCCCGGGTTTATACATCAAAATACACCATGGAAACTTATAAGAAAGCAGGGATTCTGATGGAACTTCAAATTCAAAACCTGAAACGTACATACGAGGATAAAGTGGCTCTGGATATTTCCGACCTGGAGATCTCCTCGGGATCCTTCATCGGGATCATCGGTCCCAACGGGGCAGGGAAAAGCACTTTTGTCAAACTATTGGCGGGAATTGATCCCATCAGCCGGGGAAAAGTATTATATAATCAAAAAAAACTCCACAAAAATAGTGAAGTGTATCAAAAGATGACCTTGATTTTTCAAAAACCCTACCTCTTTCGAACCTCGGTATTCGATAACATCGCCTACCCCTTAAAAATCCGGGGAGAAAAGCCGGAGGTCATAAAAGAAAAGGTGGAAAAACTTTTGGTGGATCTGGGGCTTCAGGATTTACGGGATCAACCGGGGAAAACCCTCTCCGGCGGGGAATCTCAAAAAGTGGCCCTGGCCCGGGCCCTGGTATTTGAACCGGAGCTTCTTTTATTGGACGAACCCACGGCCAATATCGATCCCCAGTCCATTATGGTCATGGAGCGAGTCCTTCGGGATTTTTATGAAAACAATCGTCCCACCATTATTATGGTAACCCATAACATCCAACAGGCTAAACGGCTTTCCAAGGAAGTGTTTTTCATCGATGAGGGAAAACTCATTGAACGGGGCCCCACGGCCCAGGTTTTAGAGCACCCCGAAGAGGCTCTTACGAAAAATTTTATCCAGTGGGCTATGATATAA
- a CDS encoding 5' nucleotidase, NT5C type yields the protein MKRLTIGIDIDGTITDPFYWLDLANEYFGTKVRPEEITIYEIGEVLGLKKEEYMKFYEDCKEEIHMKAGVREGAKEKLHRIFQEHEAYYITARDESLYDLTRHWFEKHELPRENLYTLGSHFKVEKAKELGCDVFIEDRYENAVELAAEGIKVLLMDCTYNREPLIPNMIRVKNWEEVAVVIEGLAEKQCLSNIPERLRQNG from the coding sequence ATGAAACGATTGACCATCGGCATCGATATTGACGGAACCATTACGGATCCATTCTACTGGCTGGATCTTGCCAATGAGTATTTCGGCACAAAGGTACGGCCCGAGGAGATTACGATTTACGAAATCGGCGAGGTTTTAGGGCTGAAAAAGGAAGAATACATGAAGTTTTACGAGGATTGCAAAGAGGAAATCCATATGAAGGCCGGGGTCCGGGAAGGGGCGAAGGAAAAACTCCATCGAATTTTTCAGGAGCATGAAGCCTACTATATTACCGCCAGGGATGAGAGTCTGTATGATCTTACCCGGCACTGGTTTGAAAAACACGAACTGCCAAGGGAAAACCTGTACACTCTGGGGAGCCACTTCAAGGTGGAAAAAGCCAAGGAACTGGGCTGCGACGTGTTCATCGAGGACCGATATGAAAACGCTGTGGAACTGGCAGCGGAAGGCATTAAAGTACTGCTGATGGACTGTACCTACAATCGGGAACCGTTAATTCCCAACATGATCCGGGTGAAAAACTGGGAAGAGGTGGCGGTGGTCATCGAAGGTCTGGCGGAAAAACAGTGTTTATCCAATATACCGGAGCGCTTGCGCCAAAACGGATAG
- a CDS encoding DUF6449 domain-containing protein → MKSIKSYFDKGIMLNECKRLYWVPILYFIGLFISIPLQILLEIQRYAPDLEENRQYLRITENILEFRHPGTVIMLFVVPVAVGLLLYRYLQDRNNSDMIHSLPIRRETLYVSHGAVGVLFLLFPLLLTTGITALIHQIAGLEFIFTLQELWIWSGTILLMGLVLYGSTIFVGMVTGMTIAQGILTYIVLFLPVGLHQLIVYNMEFYLYGFSWERYGGLSAALMQRLSPLVRIGMLSGEALSRGEILAYSLFVVGILFIGLLIYKQRKLENNLQVIVFTPLKHLFKYGVTFSVMLLAGMYFYSASNGSMQWVWFGYGLFALLGYGIAEAVIQKSVRILSMKMLRGLVLYTGVMLLTIGFLTLDVTGFERRMPEKEEVQSVYIGFHPHDYQAMKNYGGSDGAFREGENIARVMEFHQMLIDYKGDIQNSGGTSLEDRPFYIVYELKEGENLTRHYHSVPREIYEEAYGALIESQEYKYSRYPVLSIPPEDFQRATIRGYTNDSQTSLLDPEQITGLVEALQKDLLEAGHEALYNQEVWGGVTLLLEEGKEVPSLYGPGMDNELHVTWSKEFNETEKWLEEEGLLEEVRLTGDQVAYMVVEPFEGSAQVFYGDSLEGEAGANQGEGKGEDQQEEAGEVRRYETRDDEEIEAALRLSENGWRDKRTYGYRVGYYDEGGNQILLESFRKDRVPTFVEAFYQ, encoded by the coding sequence ATGAAATCGATCAAATCTTACTTCGATAAGGGGATTATGTTAAATGAATGCAAGCGTCTTTACTGGGTACCGATTCTTTACTTTATCGGGCTGTTTATTTCTATACCTCTGCAGATTCTCCTGGAGATCCAACGGTACGCTCCGGATTTGGAGGAAAACCGGCAGTATCTTCGGATTACCGAAAATATTTTAGAGTTTCGTCATCCGGGGACCGTGATCATGCTATTTGTGGTGCCGGTAGCGGTGGGGCTGTTATTGTATCGTTATTTGCAGGACCGGAACAATTCTGATATGATCCACAGTCTACCGATTCGGCGGGAGACGTTGTACGTTAGTCATGGAGCGGTTGGGGTGCTTTTCTTACTGTTTCCTTTATTGCTGACCACGGGGATTACCGCATTGATTCATCAAATTGCGGGGCTGGAGTTTATTTTCACCCTGCAGGAGCTGTGGATCTGGTCGGGCACCATTCTGCTGATGGGGCTGGTGCTCTACGGCAGTACCATCTTTGTGGGGATGGTCACGGGGATGACCATTGCCCAGGGGATTTTGACCTATATCGTATTGTTCCTCCCTGTGGGGCTCCATCAACTGATTGTATACAACATGGAGTTCTATCTCTACGGCTTTAGCTGGGAGCGTTACGGAGGTCTGAGTGCAGCATTGATGCAACGGCTGTCCCCTCTGGTTCGAATCGGGATGTTAAGCGGGGAAGCCCTGTCCCGGGGTGAGATTTTGGCCTATAGCCTGTTTGTGGTAGGGATTCTTTTCATCGGCCTGTTGATATATAAACAGCGAAAGCTGGAAAACAACCTGCAGGTCATCGTGTTTACACCCTTAAAGCATCTGTTTAAATACGGGGTAACCTTTTCCGTTATGCTCCTTGCGGGGATGTATTTTTATTCCGCCAGCAACGGCAGCATGCAGTGGGTTTGGTTCGGCTACGGATTGTTTGCCCTCTTAGGCTATGGAATTGCCGAGGCGGTAATTCAAAAATCGGTACGGATTCTGTCTATGAAAATGCTTCGGGGATTGGTCCTGTACACCGGAGTGATGCTGTTGACCATAGGATTTCTTACCCTGGACGTTACGGGATTTGAACGAAGAATGCCCGAGAAGGAGGAGGTACAAAGTGTTTATATCGGCTTTCACCCCCACGATTACCAGGCAATGAAAAACTACGGCGGAAGCGACGGGGCTTTTAGGGAAGGGGAAAACATTGCCCGGGTTATGGAATTTCATCAAATGTTGATTGATTATAAAGGGGATATTCAAAATTCCGGGGGGACTTCCCTGGAAGACCGGCCCTTTTACATTGTCTATGAACTAAAAGAGGGAGAAAACCTCACCCGTCATTATCATTCGGTGCCCCGGGAGATTTACGAAGAAGCCTACGGAGCGCTTATCGAGTCCCAGGAGTACAAGTACAGCCGGTATCCGGTGCTGTCCATTCCTCCCGAGGATTTCCAACGGGCAACGATTCGGGGCTATACCAACGATTCTCAAACTTCGTTACTGGATCCGGAGCAAATCACGGGCTTGGTAGAGGCTCTGCAAAAAGACCTCTTGGAGGCGGGGCATGAGGCCTTGTACAATCAGGAAGTTTGGGGAGGCGTCACCCTTTTATTGGAAGAGGGCAAGGAAGTGCCTTCCCTCTACGGTCCGGGCATGGACAATGAACTGCATGTCACCTGGTCCAAAGAATTCAACGAGACGGAAAAGTGGCTGGAAGAAGAGGGGCTTTTAGAAGAAGTCCGACTGACAGGGGATCAGGTGGCCTACATGGTGGTGGAGCCCTTTGAGGGAAGCGCTCAGGTTTTCTATGGAGATTCCCTGGAAGGAGAGGCCGGAGCCAATCAAGGAGAAGGTAAAGGCGAAGATCAACAGGAAGAGGCCGGGGAGGTCCGGCGCTACGAAACCCGGGATGACGAGGAAATTGAAGCGGCCTTAAGGCTCAGCGAAAACGGATGGCGGGATAAAAGGACCTATGGTTATAGAGTGGGCTATTATGACGAAGGGGGAAACCAAATTCTTTTGGAGAGCTTTCGTAAAGACCGGGTCCCCACCTTTGTGGAGGCGTTTTATCAATAA
- a CDS encoding ABC transporter ATP-binding protein, whose translation MIEVKGLTKGYEGFNAVKDLDLTVNKGSIYGLLGSNGAGKTTLLKTLAGLYRQDRGVVLIGGERVYENPEVKKRMVFISDALYFFPSYTIEEMGAFYRRMYGNWNEKRFRELQKVFKIDFKRKINGLSKGMNRQVGIWLGLSAMAEVMILDEPLDGLDSVMRKKVKNLLFQDVAERELTVIISSHNLRELEDLCDYVGILHRGKMVIERDMDDLKKDVHKVQFALRESNKDREITGLEVLHKEKKGSVDVWIIRGSHQAIENRFGEMDPAILDILPLTLEEVFIYEMGDQDYEIDQILLR comes from the coding sequence ATGATTGAAGTAAAAGGACTGACCAAGGGGTATGAAGGATTCAATGCGGTAAAGGATTTGGATTTAACCGTGAATAAAGGCTCGATTTACGGGCTACTGGGCTCCAACGGTGCGGGGAAAACCACCCTACTCAAAACCTTAGCGGGCCTTTATCGACAGGACCGGGGGGTAGTGTTGATCGGTGGGGAAAGGGTCTATGAAAATCCGGAAGTGAAAAAACGGATGGTGTTTATTTCCGACGCCCTTTATTTTTTCCCCTCCTATACCATCGAAGAGATGGGGGCCTTTTACCGCAGGATGTATGGCAACTGGAATGAAAAGCGCTTTCGGGAGCTGCAAAAAGTGTTTAAAATCGATTTCAAACGTAAAATCAATGGGCTGTCCAAGGGGATGAACCGCCAGGTGGGGATTTGGTTGGGACTTTCCGCCATGGCGGAGGTTATGATTCTCGATGAGCCCCTGGACGGCTTGGACTCGGTGATGCGAAAGAAGGTGAAAAACCTGTTGTTTCAAGACGTGGCGGAGCGGGAGCTTACGGTGATCATCTCCTCCCATAATTTACGGGAGCTCGAGGATTTATGCGATTATGTGGGGATCCTGCACCGGGGGAAAATGGTGATTGAACGGGATATGGATGATTTGAAAAAGGATGTACATAAGGTGCAGTTCGCCTTACGGGAATCGAATAAGGACCGGGAGATTACCGGTTTGGAAGTACTTCACAAAGAGAAAAAGGGCAGTGTGGATGTTTGGATTATCCGGGGCAGTCATCAGGCCATCGAAAATCGGTTTGGGGAAATGGATCCGGCGATTCTGGATATTTTACCCCTGACCTTGGAGGAAGTATTTATTTATGAAATGGGGGATCAGGATTATGAAATCGATCAAATCTTACTTCGATAA
- a CDS encoding GntR family transcriptional regulator codes for MLEIDLKSRLPIYEQLVEGFKRLIMEEVIKTDEKLPSVRSLARELTINPNTIQKAYKALEQEGYIYTVQGRGNFAQGIEGKDQKEKLLKLKGELKKTMAEAIYLGMEKKEIVQLIEEAQQQVGGERDDD; via the coding sequence ATGCTGGAAATTGATTTGAAAAGCCGATTACCGATTTATGAGCAACTGGTGGAGGGGTTTAAACGGCTGATCATGGAAGAGGTGATCAAAACCGACGAGAAACTCCCCTCGGTAAGGAGTCTGGCAAGGGAACTGACGATCAATCCCAACACGATTCAAAAGGCCTACAAAGCTCTAGAACAGGAAGGCTATATTTATACGGTTCAGGGCCGGGGGAATTTCGCCCAAGGGATCGAAGGGAAGGATCAAAAGGAGAAACTGCTGAAACTGAAGGGGGAATTAAAAAAGACCATGGCGGAGGCGATTTATTTGGGTATGGAGAAAAAGGAAATTGTACAGTTGATTGAGGAAGCACAACAACAAGTGGGAGGGGAGAGAGACGATGATTGA
- a CDS encoding NAD(P)-dependent oxidoreductase has protein sequence MKLKKIVSVDNTRLVPEVRAELESLAEETIFYEDYPETKEAVEQRMKDAEVVLVSWNTKIHREAILGAKNLKYIGMCCSLYDEESANVDIAAARELSIPVLGVKDYGDEGVIEFIISELVSLLHGFHNHQWRDFPTELTGQKLGIIGMGTLGKMLTATAKHFNMEVYYYSRSRKPEVEALGATYLPKEELLQTVDILSTHLPRNTVALSPEDFETFGAGKILINTSLGKTYDLQGFRKWIENRDNYAIFDVGGLEGLLEEMKAYENVITSNNVAGFTTQAKARLSEKVLENLREVFPSLPEDS, from the coding sequence ATGAAACTGAAAAAAATCGTATCCGTTGATAATACAAGACTGGTCCCCGAAGTAAGGGCTGAGCTGGAGTCCCTGGCGGAAGAGACAATTTTTTATGAGGATTACCCCGAAACCAAAGAGGCGGTGGAACAACGCATGAAGGATGCGGAGGTGGTCCTGGTTTCCTGGAATACAAAGATTCACCGGGAGGCAATCCTGGGAGCGAAAAACCTGAAATACATCGGCATGTGCTGCTCCCTGTACGACGAGGAAAGCGCCAATGTGGATATCGCTGCGGCAAGGGAGCTTTCGATCCCTGTGCTGGGGGTAAAGGATTACGGCGACGAAGGGGTGATCGAGTTTATCATCAGCGAGCTGGTCAGCCTTCTCCACGGATTCCACAACCATCAGTGGCGGGATTTTCCCACGGAGCTGACGGGGCAGAAGCTGGGCATCATCGGTATGGGAACTCTGGGCAAAATGCTTACGGCAACAGCGAAGCATTTTAATATGGAGGTCTATTATTACAGCCGTTCCCGAAAGCCGGAGGTGGAAGCCCTGGGAGCAACCTACCTTCCCAAGGAGGAGCTTCTTCAAACCGTGGATATCCTGTCCACCCATTTACCCCGGAATACCGTGGCCCTGTCCCCCGAGGATTTTGAGACCTTCGGAGCGGGAAAGATACTGATCAACACCTCCCTGGGTAAAACCTATGATCTGCAGGGCTTTCGCAAGTGGATTGAGAACCGGGATAATTACGCCATCTTTGATGTTGGGGGCTTGGAGGGCCTCCTGGAGGAAATGAAGGCTTATGAAAATGTGATTACCTCCAACAACGTGGCGGGCTTTACCACCCAGGCCAAGGCCCGACTCTCAGAAAAAGTGTTGGAAAACCTGAGAGAAGTCTTCCCGAGTTTGCCGGAGGATTCCTAG
- a CDS encoding SdpI family protein, with amino-acid sequence MERGQIIFDFVIPILLIIFGAYFERNPVKKGAVIFGHRTRRSKQSEEAWDYANRRMGPLWKKWGAILFVIIALSYVINPLAGRDLNYLHFILGVIFVFIPTFIIEGELKRQFGDPDREQKPVQGLRDNKKVKKQKKSDKKKSNNKSNNKSSKK; translated from the coding sequence ATGGAACGGGGCCAAATTATTTTTGATTTTGTAATACCGATATTGCTGATTATTTTCGGAGCTTATTTTGAGAGAAATCCGGTAAAAAAAGGGGCGGTGATTTTCGGCCATCGAACCCGGCGCTCCAAGCAGTCGGAGGAGGCGTGGGATTATGCCAATAGAAGAATGGGGCCTCTTTGGAAGAAGTGGGGGGCGATACTCTTTGTAATCATTGCCCTTAGTTACGTTATCAATCCCCTGGCGGGGCGGGATTTGAATTACCTTCACTTTATTCTCGGCGTCATTTTTGTATTCATACCCACTTTTATTATTGAAGGAGAGCTGAAAAGACAGTTTGGAGATCCCGATAGGGAGCAAAAACCGGTACAGGGTCTTCGGGATAATAAAAAGGTGAAAAAACAGAAAAAATCGGATAAGAAAAAGTCCAACAATAAGTCCAACAATAAGTCTTCAAAGAAATAA
- a CDS encoding putative bifunctional diguanylate cyclase/phosphodiesterase — MNQTFSPGEDRTSGAKQLLEGGSQQKVMTLGLLVVLFGIYILSLGGNQALVSDVVSPIFAFAAAAVIYRGQNKRRDTVYLWLAFFAITWGIADVLWLITEHFLGVDPITSEAVTLMYVIPGVFLIAMVSMLYYTHVGRWNRYQLLLDVLVAASIVFALAWNLMGRTMVIPEIAAGRAVSMGIYHLADMYVVAGMVILHLSSRSKRDNPGELWILAGVLLFSGSNFYFSYLYINGSYIPNSLVDVFFFLPLLAFSLGALYEKPRREETEGSPYELPENVGRKGGVKFLIVALLVLWYLEAIGLHAFVTLTLLLLFHRFFTSYIQLSIKNECLLYKEQENNRTLEKKIEKKTRDLQRAKDILEDFSYRDKLTGLRNRRSFVEDIDRLIEEEDPPFALFYMDLDRFKFINDAHGHEIGDRVLKHISQQLLTGCQEEGGLFRIGGDEFAVVLSESYSKDQLESIAKEIIKKVQKPIEIPPYTFYVGISIGIARYPTDALNREDLMKYGDMTMYRAKNHHTKKGYLFFNEGLHQEMEKKHRIEMMLKSADYDREFYLVFQPQYRIEDRKMIGLEALLRWQQPETGNISPGDFIPIAEETGQIISIGAWVMDRALEEIKIFNEKHDTNLKMAINVSPVQIQNMDFLSWMEEKLEEKKAHPYWVDIEITEGATIHGDFSMEEIFVGLAKLGISASIDDFGTGYSSLSYIKRYHIDRLKIAKELIDHITEDENSRLIIRAITMMAGGMGLKTIAEGVEETCQLKILEEMGCDEIQGYLWGRPNSMAQVEKENVVIQKVAEH, encoded by the coding sequence ATGAACCAAACCTTTTCTCCCGGGGAAGACCGAACCTCGGGAGCGAAACAATTATTGGAAGGGGGCAGCCAACAAAAGGTTATGACCCTGGGATTACTGGTGGTTTTATTCGGAATTTATATCCTATCCCTAGGGGGGAATCAAGCCTTGGTCAGTGATGTGGTGTCGCCGATTTTCGCCTTCGCCGCGGCGGCGGTTATCTATCGGGGCCAAAACAAACGGCGGGATACGGTGTATCTATGGCTAGCCTTCTTTGCCATCACCTGGGGCATTGCGGATGTCCTGTGGCTGATTACTGAGCATTTCCTGGGTGTGGATCCGATTACTTCCGAGGCAGTAACCCTTATGTATGTTATTCCCGGCGTATTTCTAATAGCCATGGTCAGCATGCTTTATTACACCCATGTGGGTAGATGGAATCGTTACCAGCTGCTGCTGGATGTTTTGGTGGCGGCGTCCATCGTTTTTGCCCTGGCATGGAACTTAATGGGGCGGACGATGGTAATTCCAGAAATTGCAGCGGGAAGGGCTGTGAGCATGGGGATTTATCATTTGGCGGATATGTATGTGGTGGCGGGAATGGTCATCCTGCATCTATCCTCTCGAAGCAAACGGGACAATCCCGGGGAGTTGTGGATCCTGGCCGGGGTACTGTTGTTCAGCGGCAGCAATTTTTATTTCAGTTATCTGTACATAAACGGAAGTTACATACCCAACAGCTTGGTGGATGTTTTCTTTTTTCTGCCCCTGCTGGCCTTTTCCCTGGGAGCTCTTTATGAAAAACCCCGAAGGGAAGAAACCGAGGGGAGCCCTTATGAACTGCCGGAGAATGTGGGGCGTAAGGGAGGCGTGAAATTCCTTATTGTGGCTCTGCTGGTACTGTGGTACCTGGAGGCCATCGGCTTGCATGCCTTTGTTACATTAACCCTGCTGTTGCTTTTTCACAGATTTTTCACCTCCTATATCCAACTGTCCATTAAAAATGAGTGCCTTTTATACAAGGAACAGGAAAACAACCGGACCCTGGAGAAGAAAATAGAAAAGAAAACCCGGGACCTGCAACGGGCAAAGGATATTTTAGAGGACTTTTCCTATCGGGATAAGCTGACGGGGCTTCGAAACCGGAGGAGCTTTGTGGAAGATATAGATCGACTGATCGAAGAGGAGGATCCTCCCTTTGCTTTGTTTTATATGGATTTGGACCGCTTTAAGTTTATCAACGATGCCCATGGCCACGAAATCGGAGACCGGGTATTAAAGCATATCAGTCAGCAGCTGCTTACGGGATGTCAGGAAGAGGGGGGCCTTTTTCGAATTGGAGGGGATGAGTTTGCCGTCGTCCTTTCGGAAAGCTACTCAAAAGATCAGTTGGAATCCATCGCAAAGGAAATAATCAAGAAGGTGCAAAAGCCCATTGAAATTCCTCCCTACACCTTTTATGTGGGAATCAGCATCGGCATTGCCCGGTACCCAACGGATGCCCTGAATCGGGAGGATCTAATGAAATACGGGGATATGACCATGTACCGGGCGAAAAATCATCATACGAAAAAGGGGTACCTGTTCTTTAACGAAGGGCTGCATCAGGAAATGGAAAAGAAACACCGCATTGAGATGATGCTCAAAAGCGCGGATTACGACCGGGAGTTTTATCTGGTCTTTCAACCCCAGTACCGGATTGAGGATCGGAAAATGATCGGGCTGGAAGCCCTTCTTCGCTGGCAGCAGCCGGAGACGGGAAATATTTCCCCCGGGGATTTTATCCCCATTGCCGAGGAGACGGGGCAGATCATCTCTATTGGAGCCTGGGTGATGGACCGGGCCTTAGAGGAGATCAAAATCTTCAATGAAAAGCACGATACCAATTTAAAAATGGCCATAAACGTATCTCCGGTGCAAATTCAGAATATGGATTTTCTTTCCTGGATGGAGGAGAAGCTCGAGGAAAAAAAAGCACATCCCTACTGGGTGGATATCGAGATTACGGAAGGGGCAACGATCCACGGGGATTTTTCCATGGAGGAGATTTTCGTGGGGCTTGCAAAACTCGGCATCAGCGCTTCCATTGACGACTTTGGTACCGGGTATTCCTCTCTCAGCTATATTAAGCGGTATCATATTGACCGTTTGAAGATTGCCAAGGAACTGATTGATCATATCACCGAGGATGAGAACTCCCGACTGATCATCCGGGCGATCACCATGATGGCCGGGGGGATGGGTTTAAAAACCATCGCCGAAGGAGTGGAGGAAACCTGTCAGTTAAAGATTCTAGAGGAAATGGGCTGTGATGAAATCCAGGGCTATCTATGGGGAAGACCGAATTCCATGGCTCAAGTGGAAAAGGAAAACGTGGTCATTCAAAAGGTCGCGGAGCATTGA
- a CDS encoding arsinothricin resistance N-acetyltransferase ArsN1 family A, whose amino-acid sequence MKIEVKECTPGDMKRITAIYNEGIEDREATLEQEEKTIEEVEAWIMDKGPRHKTLVAKNDEGLILGFATLNVFNPRPCYDGVADFSIYIKRSYRGQGIGRCLLRELEKTAKEQGFYKLVLSTPDHNENSKKLYQKAGFTLVGTYKNQGRIDGRWVDITIMEKML is encoded by the coding sequence ATGAAAATAGAAGTGAAAGAATGCACCCCAGGGGATATGAAACGGATCACCGCCATCTATAATGAGGGCATTGAAGATCGGGAGGCAACCCTGGAGCAGGAGGAAAAAACCATAGAAGAGGTAGAAGCGTGGATTATGGACAAAGGCCCCCGACACAAAACCTTGGTGGCGAAAAATGATGAGGGACTGATTTTAGGCTTCGCCACCCTAAATGTCTTTAATCCCCGACCCTGTTATGACGGGGTGGCGGACTTTTCCATTTACATCAAGCGCAGTTATCGGGGGCAGGGGATCGGACGATGCCTTCTTCGGGAACTGGAAAAAACCGCAAAGGAGCAGGGCTTTTACAAGCTGGTGCTGAGTACCCCGGACCATAATGAAAACAGTAAAAAACTCTATCAAAAAGCAGGTTTCACCCTGGTGGGAACCTATAAGAATCAAGGAAGAATTGACGGACGATGGGTGGATATTACGATTATGGAAAAAATGCTGTAA
- the guaA gene encoding glutamine-hydrolyzing GMP synthase: MEKEKILILDFGGQYNQLIARRVREQNVYCEVVPFHLSLEEIEKKEATGIILTGGPSSVYAEGAPACNPAIFDLDIPILGICYGGQLMAHHFDGKVSKSEKREYGKAALKMKAGSPIFKGIPEDVNCWMSHTDFIERAPENFTVSASTESCPVAAMENRERKLYALQFHPEVEHSQMGKEMIRNFLYEVAGAKGTWTTENYIEEEVARIREKAAGKKVLCALSGGVDSSVAAALVHKAIGDDLTCVFVDHGLLRKDEGDWVEKIFKDQFKMNFIRVNAEERFLSKLKGVSDPEKKRKIIGNEFIYLFQEEAIKIGEIDYLVQGTLYPDIIESGTDTASTIKSHHNVGGLPKDMTFGLIEPFKYLFKDEVRNVGEELGLPDEIVWRQPFPGPGLAVRVLGEVTEEKLHIVREADHIVREEIKKAGLARDIWQYFAVLPGIQSVGVMGDERTYAHTVGIRAITSSDAMTADWAKIPHEVLDTMSRRIVNEVEDVNRIVYDITSKPPATVEWE, encoded by the coding sequence TTGGAAAAGGAAAAAATACTGATACTGGATTTTGGTGGTCAATACAACCAATTAATAGCCCGGCGGGTACGGGAGCAAAACGTGTACTGCGAAGTGGTGCCCTTTCACCTGTCCTTAGAGGAAATTGAAAAAAAAGAGGCCACGGGAATTATTTTAACCGGAGGCCCCAGCAGCGTTTACGCCGAGGGAGCCCCGGCCTGCAATCCCGCAATTTTTGATCTGGATATTCCGATTCTGGGCATCTGCTACGGCGGACAGCTCATGGCCCACCATTTCGACGGAAAGGTCAGTAAGTCGGAAAAACGGGAGTACGGAAAGGCAGCCCTGAAGATGAAGGCGGGATCCCCCATCTTTAAAGGGATTCCCGAGGATGTCAACTGCTGGATGAGTCATACGGATTTCATTGAACGGGCCCCGGAGAACTTTACCGTAAGCGCCTCTACGGAAAGCTGCCCCGTGGCGGCTATGGAAAATCGGGAGAGAAAGCTGTACGCCCTGCAGTTCCACCCGGAGGTGGAGCATTCCCAAATGGGAAAGGAAATGATTCGAAACTTCCTTTATGAAGTGGCGGGGGCCAAGGGCACCTGGACCACGGAGAATTACATCGAAGAGGAAGTGGCCCGTATTCGGGAAAAGGCCGCGGGGAAAAAAGTCCTCTGCGCCCTGTCGGGAGGGGTGGACTCCTCCGTGGCGGCGGCCCTGGTACACAAGGCCATCGGCGACGACCTGACCTGCGTGTTTGTGGACCACGGCCTTCTTCGAAAGGATGAAGGGGACTGGGTGGAAAAGATCTTTAAGGATCAGTTCAAGATGAACTTTATCCGGGTCAATGCCGAGGAGCGGTTTCTGAGCAAGTTAAAAGGCGTATCGGACCCCGAGAAAAAACGGAAAATTATCGGCAATGAATTTATTTATTTATTTCAGGAGGAAGCGATTAAAATCGGCGAGATCGATTACCTGGTACAGGGCACCTTGTATCCCGATATTATCGAGAGCGGTACCGACACCGCCTCCACGATCAAATCCCACCACAATGTGGGGGGGCTCCCCAAAGATATGACTTTCGGTCTGATCGAACCTTTTAAGTATCTCTTTAAGGATGAAGTCCGAAACGTGGGAGAGGAGCTGGGCCTTCCCGATGAAATCGTCTGGCGTCAGCCTTTCCCGGGACCGGGCCTTGCCGTACGGGTGCTTGGAGAGGTCACCGAGGAAAAACTCCATATTGTACGGGAAGCGGACCATATTGTACGGGAAGAGATTAAAAAAGCCGGTCTTGCCCGGGATATCTGGCAGTACTTTGCCGTACTCCCCGGGATTCAAAGTGTGGGAGTTATGGGGGATGAACGAACCTATGCCCACACCGTGGGGATTCGGGCCATTACCAGCTCCGATGCCATGACCGCTGACTGGGCGAAAATCCCCCATGAGGTCCTGGACACCATGTCCAGAAGAATCGTGAATGAAGTGGAAGACGTCAACCGAATTGTGTATGATATCACCTCTAAGCCACCGGCTACCGTGGAGTGGGAATAA